A window of the Thalassospira indica genome harbors these coding sequences:
- the prfB gene encoding peptide chain release factor 2 (programmed frameshift), with protein sequence MRAEAQALVDEIKQSMALLRRHLDWDNALRRLDELNALAEDPTLWDDAANAQKVMRERTQLDDAINGYKKLAQELEDSVGLIELGEAEGDNETVEEAEEVLRSIRDIAAKRELESLLSGEADGNDAYLEIHAGAGGTEAQDWASMLARMYYRWAESKGYKLEMLEESDGEEAGIKSVTYKITGHNAYGWLKNEVGVHRLVRISPYDSSARRHTSFSSVWVYPVIDDDIEIEILDKDLRVDTYRASGAGGQHVNRTDSAVRITHIPTGIVAQCQNDRSQHKNRDTAMKMLKARLYEAELQKREAEAQAVEDSKTDIGWGHQIRSYVLQPYQMIKDLRTGTETSDTQGVLNGDLDAFMAAALAAKVTGSAGEIEDID encoded by the exons ATGCGCGCCGAAGCACAGGCATTGGTCGATGAAATCAAGCAGTCGATGGCACTGCTGAGGAGGCATCTT GACTGGGATAACGCTCTTAGACGCCTAGACGAACTGAACGCACTTGCCGAAGACCCGACCCTTTGGGACGATGCGGCAAACGCGCAAAAAGTCATGCGTGAACGTACCCAGCTTGATGACGCCATCAATGGTTATAAAAAGCTCGCCCAGGAGCTTGAAGACAGTGTTGGTCTGATCGAACTCGGCGAAGCCGAAGGCGACAACGAAACCGTCGAAGAGGCCGAAGAGGTTCTGCGCTCGATCCGCGACATCGCGGCGAAACGCGAACTTGAAAGCCTGCTTTCAGGCGAGGCCGATGGCAATGACGCCTATCTTGAAATTCACGCCGGCGCCGGCGGGACCGAGGCCCAGGATTGGGCGTCGATGCTGGCGCGCATGTATTATCGTTGGGCGGAGTCCAAGGGCTACAAGCTTGAGATGCTTGAAGAAAGTGATGGCGAGGAAGCCGGTATCAAATCGGTGACCTACAAAATCACGGGCCATAATGCCTATGGCTGGCTCAAGAACGAGGTGGGTGTGCATCGTCTGGTGCGTATTTCACCCTATGACAGCTCCGCTCGCCGCCATACCAGCTTCTCGTCGGTTTGGGTCTATCCGGTGATTGATGACGATATCGAAATTGAAATCCTTGATAAGGATCTTCGTGTCGATACCTATCGCGCATCGGGTGCCGGTGGTCAGCACGTTAACAGAACCGATTCTGCTGTGCGTATCACCCATATCCCGACCGGCATCGTCGCCCAGTGTCAGAACGACCGTTCGCAGCACAAAAACCGCGACACGGCGATGAAGATGCTCAAAGCCCGCCTGTATGAGGCGGAGCTGCAAAAGCGCGAAGCCGAGGCACAGGCTGTCGAAGACAGCAAAACCGATATCGGTTGGGGTCATCAGATCCGCTCTTACGTCCTGCAGCCTTATCAGATGATCAAGGACCTGCGCACGGGCACGGAAACATCTGATACCCAGGGCGTTCTGAACGGTGATCTTGATGCCTTCATGGCGGCTGCCCTTGCTGCCAAAGTCACCGGATCGGCCGGGGAAATCGAAGACATCGATTGA